One genomic segment of Sanyastnella coralliicola includes these proteins:
- a CDS encoding DNA repair ATPase, giving the protein MAENQEQKDIQLEQGTYEILRNRLLERSDFLNQRLAALNEERRKTFGTIARELITTERITTANNCVARDLAPIGTERFIFGYNVHIGLRGSISSTDVFACFDYDPASHTFSENTSGVLRDEQFEADFQNLYKYYRDARFLKFLELGPFLYAAFQIGKSVDDIKVFKWRINGDQLKYENSRSEHEFVLPEQHAFRWEQATRDMHRKGVHPHISINDKVFVETIGGDLTIKVEDNTDTGKGIFSEPVTEVDQTLDDAEVYFAQVGVVTILKIRPYREEQFRYIVFNEKIQEAVRIDALEDSCVLLPEDQGLIYARGYYNQTGEYKSFDHGLQNMAFERRIDAPNGEDYLYVFYNKITGTYILLSYNIIEQTVQTPIICNGFSLFESGENAVFKTDEEAKKHHAIQLWSTPFHSPNVIIEKENQQNYLYKIGNKEVVKAMAEATELIKISRKEDSYANLYLDIVKRSTDIIDSYHWLDNNEIPDLLEPLGNIRDTAQQAIDEFEKVIRIRKATAEQTEDTLFRASEVIKRAKYARENEIRPYIELLNELRSLKGEVITLKDLRYADIERIEGSEKEIQEVQQQVSDTTVEFLLRDDALEPYEKEVTRIEKALNAVEKVVEINALEKETRGFAHQLELLIDVVSNLKIEDATKTGAILEQITATYAKFNSLISEITKKRKQYQRTEGEAVFKAQLMLIEQTLSSYVELAETPEACNDYLNKLLIQVEELDARFSDFEDFREEIDEKRNNIQQAFESRRLVLLEEINKKTAALQRSGNRIVNSIVSRVEQIENNSDIHAFYAGDVMVEKLRQVIEDLMELGDSVKADELQSKLKRTKEDALRQLRDKKELFANGSDAIMFGKHAFNVNRQNLDLTLIPREDTLYYHLTGTNFFHPAGEELQQYTSLFDQSLVSENSDVYRAEFLAYQLINELRERNAVLSEWLAVPQEELMTVIHEMMRQRPGEGYIKGVHDHDALRITLAMIDLDHRVKSLRFTGLERVLGQLAWHFAFSKELRARYTQEATSFRNARKFFANPPIDHQITSAATEAIGEFLEGTIDLSQIESVDHSQLAMRIEQALWFANAENTGMEVSKEGASFAESFQQYLKGKRSLGQFETLIQSYKERPIDGFNKTFDWLLAFGEGEDTHLLFEAAFVVFAKSSSREISWEQSKVPTLSEGVELKGNHPVTSSYASGMSLATFEQKLHHFMSDQVPAFNALQQLKREKLDDERHALKIDEFKPRVMSSFVRNRLIDESYLPLIGDNLAKQIGTAGDNKRTDLMGLLLLISPPGYGKTTLMEYIASQLGLVFVKINGPSIGHRITSIDPAEATNSASRDELNKLNLALEMGDNVMLYLDDIQHCNPEFLQKFISLCDAQRKIEGVFRGRSKTYDLKGRKVAVVMAGNPYTESGEKFKIPDMLANRADIYNLGDIIGSNSNAFKDSYIENSLTSNSIMNRLATKSLGDVRKMIRLAESGEMTDEFEAQHTPEEIEEYVTTLKKMFRIRDVVLKVNMEYIYSASQADEFRTEPPFKMQGSYRNMNRMVEKVLPFMNDDELENVIMTHYENESQTLTTGTEWNFLKFKSMAFTLTAEEEQRRAAILEVFNRNQRLKGAGGNQLVPVLEQLEHLISGIKGIGDAIRNGQD; this is encoded by the coding sequence ATGGCTGAAAACCAAGAACAAAAAGACATACAGCTCGAACAAGGCACCTATGAGATCCTGAGGAATCGACTCCTCGAACGAAGTGACTTCCTGAATCAACGGCTTGCGGCGCTCAATGAAGAACGCCGTAAGACCTTCGGGACCATCGCACGAGAGTTGATCACCACTGAACGGATTACCACAGCCAACAACTGTGTAGCCCGTGATTTGGCTCCCATCGGTACCGAACGATTCATCTTCGGGTACAACGTGCACATCGGATTGCGCGGCAGCATTTCATCGACCGATGTTTTCGCTTGCTTCGATTACGATCCGGCATCACATACCTTCAGTGAAAATACCTCAGGTGTACTCAGAGATGAACAGTTCGAAGCTGACTTTCAGAATCTCTATAAATACTATAGAGATGCGCGATTCTTGAAGTTCCTTGAGCTCGGCCCTTTCCTTTATGCCGCCTTTCAAATTGGAAAGAGTGTCGACGACATCAAGGTCTTCAAATGGCGCATCAATGGAGATCAACTGAAGTATGAGAATTCACGTAGCGAACATGAATTCGTCTTGCCTGAACAACATGCATTCCGCTGGGAACAGGCAACGCGTGACATGCATCGCAAAGGTGTTCACCCGCACATCAGCATCAACGACAAAGTATTCGTTGAAACGATCGGTGGAGACCTGACCATCAAAGTTGAAGACAACACAGACACTGGTAAAGGGATCTTCTCTGAACCAGTGACTGAGGTAGACCAAACGCTCGATGACGCTGAAGTATACTTCGCGCAAGTTGGGGTGGTGACAATCTTGAAGATTCGTCCTTACCGTGAAGAGCAGTTCCGCTACATCGTCTTCAATGAAAAAATACAAGAAGCCGTGCGCATCGACGCACTGGAAGATAGCTGTGTGCTGCTTCCAGAAGATCAAGGACTGATCTATGCGCGGGGCTACTACAACCAAACTGGGGAATACAAATCGTTCGACCATGGGCTGCAAAACATGGCCTTCGAACGTCGCATCGACGCGCCTAACGGTGAAGATTACCTCTACGTTTTCTACAACAAGATTACGGGTACATACATCTTGTTGTCGTACAACATCATTGAACAAACCGTTCAAACACCGATCATCTGCAATGGATTCTCATTGTTTGAGTCGGGAGAGAATGCTGTGTTCAAGACAGATGAAGAGGCAAAGAAACACCACGCCATCCAGTTGTGGTCTACCCCATTCCACTCTCCTAACGTGATTATCGAAAAGGAGAACCAACAAAACTACCTCTACAAAATCGGGAACAAGGAGGTCGTGAAGGCCATGGCAGAAGCTACGGAACTCATCAAGATCTCACGCAAGGAAGACTCTTACGCCAACTTGTACCTCGACATTGTAAAGCGATCTACAGACATCATTGACTCTTACCATTGGCTCGACAACAACGAGATTCCAGATCTCTTAGAGCCTCTCGGTAATATTCGAGATACGGCACAGCAAGCCATCGACGAATTCGAGAAGGTAATTCGCATACGCAAGGCCACTGCCGAACAAACGGAAGACACGCTATTCCGCGCTAGCGAAGTCATTAAACGCGCGAAATACGCCCGTGAAAATGAGATTCGCCCGTACATCGAATTGCTCAATGAATTACGATCGCTGAAAGGTGAAGTGATTACGCTCAAAGATCTCCGTTACGCTGACATCGAACGTATTGAAGGCAGCGAGAAAGAGATTCAAGAGGTGCAGCAGCAAGTTTCTGACACTACCGTGGAATTCTTGCTTCGTGATGACGCCCTGGAACCTTATGAAAAAGAGGTAACGCGTATTGAGAAAGCGTTAAACGCTGTAGAAAAAGTGGTCGAGATCAACGCCCTCGAAAAAGAGACGCGCGGATTCGCACACCAACTTGAGCTGTTGATCGATGTGGTATCGAATCTGAAGATTGAAGACGCCACCAAAACAGGGGCAATCCTGGAACAGATTACGGCGACTTACGCGAAATTCAACTCGCTGATTAGTGAGATAACGAAGAAGCGTAAGCAGTATCAACGAACGGAGGGCGAAGCAGTATTCAAGGCTCAGCTAATGCTGATTGAGCAGACGCTTTCAAGCTATGTTGAGCTCGCTGAAACGCCTGAAGCCTGCAATGACTACCTGAACAAACTGTTAATTCAGGTTGAAGAATTGGATGCGCGCTTCTCAGACTTTGAAGATTTCCGTGAGGAGATTGATGAGAAGCGAAACAACATTCAACAGGCATTTGAGTCACGCCGTTTGGTCTTACTGGAAGAGATCAATAAGAAGACTGCCGCACTGCAGCGATCTGGAAATCGCATTGTGAATAGCATTGTTTCACGCGTTGAGCAGATCGAAAACAACAGCGATATCCATGCATTTTATGCGGGGGATGTCATGGTAGAAAAGCTACGTCAAGTCATTGAGGATCTCATGGAATTGGGTGACTCGGTGAAGGCTGATGAGCTTCAAAGTAAGCTCAAGCGCACGAAGGAAGATGCACTGCGTCAGCTGCGTGACAAGAAAGAACTCTTTGCGAATGGAAGCGATGCCATCATGTTTGGAAAGCACGCGTTCAATGTGAACCGTCAGAACCTAGACTTGACATTGATTCCTCGTGAAGACACGCTTTACTACCACTTAACTGGAACAAACTTCTTCCACCCGGCTGGAGAGGAATTGCAACAGTATACTTCGCTCTTTGATCAAAGTTTGGTGAGTGAAAACTCAGACGTTTACCGAGCTGAATTCCTCGCTTATCAGCTGATCAATGAACTGCGCGAACGCAACGCAGTGCTGAGTGAATGGCTAGCTGTTCCTCAAGAAGAGCTAATGACGGTGATTCACGAAATGATGCGTCAACGTCCGGGAGAAGGATACATCAAAGGGGTCCATGATCACGACGCTTTGCGCATCACCCTGGCCATGATTGATCTTGACCACCGCGTCAAGAGCCTTCGTTTCACAGGCCTCGAACGCGTCCTAGGACAACTCGCTTGGCACTTTGCCTTTTCGAAAGAACTACGCGCTCGTTACACCCAAGAAGCGACCTCGTTCCGGAATGCTCGCAAGTTCTTCGCGAACCCGCCGATTGACCATCAAATCACCTCGGCAGCAACTGAAGCCATTGGTGAGTTCCTAGAAGGAACCATTGATTTAAGCCAGATTGAATCCGTTGATCACTCGCAGCTTGCTATGCGTATTGAACAGGCGCTTTGGTTCGCTAACGCGGAAAACACGGGGATGGAAGTGAGTAAAGAAGGAGCCTCCTTCGCTGAATCATTCCAGCAATACTTGAAAGGGAAGCGTAGTCTCGGTCAATTTGAAACCCTTATCCAGTCGTACAAGGAACGTCCGATTGACGGCTTTAATAAGACTTTTGACTGGCTCCTTGCCTTTGGAGAAGGGGAAGACACCCACTTGCTCTTTGAAGCCGCTTTCGTGGTCTTCGCCAAGTCAAGCTCACGGGAGATTTCCTGGGAGCAAAGCAAGGTTCCTACCCTTTCAGAGGGGGTTGAATTGAAAGGGAATCACCCTGTGACTTCTTCTTATGCATCAGGAATGAGCCTGGCCACCTTCGAGCAGAAGCTTCATCACTTCATGAGTGATCAAGTGCCGGCATTTAATGCGCTGCAGCAATTAAAACGCGAGAAGCTTGATGACGAACGCCATGCACTGAAGATTGATGAATTCAAGCCACGGGTGATGTCGTCGTTTGTCCGAAACAGACTAATTGACGAGAGCTACCTCCCACTGATTGGAGACAACCTCGCCAAGCAGATTGGAACCGCTGGAGACAACAAGCGAACAGACCTGATGGGACTCTTGCTTCTGATCTCCCCTCCGGGATATGGTAAGACGACCTTGATGGAGTACATCGCTTCCCAGCTTGGGTTGGTATTTGTGAAAATCAATGGTCCGTCCATTGGTCATCGAATCACATCGATTGATCCTGCAGAAGCGACCAATTCCGCTTCGCGTGACGAGTTGAACAAACTCAACCTCGCATTGGAAATGGGCGACAACGTCATGCTCTACCTAGATGATATTCAGCACTGCAACCCTGAGTTCCTCCAGAAATTCATTTCGCTTTGTGATGCACAGCGTAAGATTGAAGGGGTATTCAGAGGCCGTTCAAAGACCTACGACTTGAAAGGCCGTAAGGTGGCTGTGGTGATGGCTGGAAACCCTTACACCGAGAGCGGTGAGAAGTTTAAGATTCCAGACATGTTGGCGAACCGTGCTGACATCTACAACCTAGGTGATATCATCGGCTCTAACTCCAACGCTTTCAAAGACAGCTACATCGAAAACTCATTGACGAGTAATTCAATCATGAACCGTCTAGCGACGAAGAGCCTAGGAGATGTGCGCAAGATGATTCGCCTCGCGGAGAGTGGTGAAATGACCGATGAGTTTGAGGCTCAACATACACCAGAAGAAATCGAGGAATACGTAACCACCTTGAAAAAGATGTTCCGCATTCGCGATGTCGTGCTGAAGGTGAATATGGAATACATCTACTCTGCGAGTCAGGCAGATGAATTCCGCACCGAGCCTCCGTTTAAGATGCAAGGTTCGTATCGTAACATGAACCGAATGGTAGAGAAAGTGCTGCCTTTCATGAACGATGATGAACTGGAGAACGTAATCATGACGCACTATGAAAACGAATCTCAAACGCTGACGACAGGCACCGAATGGAACTTCCTAAAGTTCAAAAGCATGGCCTTCACGCTCACTGCGGAAGAAGAACAACGTCGTGCAGCGATCTTAGAAGTGTTCAACAGGAACCAACGATTGAAAGGAGCCGGCGGCAATCAACTCGTTCCAGTACTTGAACAATTGGAACACCTGATTTCTGGAATCAAAGGAATCGGCGACGCGATCCGCAACGGACAAGACTAA
- the glmM gene encoding phosphoglucosamine mutase, which yields MTLIKSISGIRGTIGGAPGTGLTPLDVVKFTAAFATFIKETTGKDKVRMVIGRDARISGPMVRNLVSGTLQGMGVDVIDLGLSTTPTVELAVPAEGADAGIILTASHNPKQWNALKLLNGKGEFISGDDGARVLAIADNDAYAFAEVDDLGNYETNDTWLEKHIQAVKDLELVDVDAIRNANFKIACDCVNSSGGIFVPALLKALGVSEVYELYCEPNGQFPHNPEPLPEHLTAIAGMIQEKGADLGIVVDPDVDRLAMVCEDGSMFGEEYTLVAVADHVLKHTPGNTVSNLSSTRALRDVTNKNGGSYEAAAVGEVNVVNKMKANNAVIGGEGNGGVIYPASHYGRDALVGIGLFLTHLAKSGMSAAEMRASYPNYAMSKNKIQLEQGMDVDGILATIAEKYQHEEINTIDGVKIDFENEWVHLRKSNTEPIIRIYSESTTTEAAAALAERFMGELKEIAG from the coding sequence ATGACATTGATCAAATCAATTTCAGGAATACGAGGAACCATTGGAGGTGCCCCGGGTACAGGTCTAACTCCGCTCGATGTAGTGAAGTTCACCGCTGCCTTTGCCACTTTCATTAAAGAGACCACAGGCAAGGATAAGGTGCGCATGGTGATCGGCCGTGACGCGCGAATCAGTGGTCCGATGGTTCGTAATCTCGTCTCTGGAACCCTTCAAGGAATGGGAGTTGATGTGATTGATCTCGGATTGAGCACTACACCAACGGTGGAACTGGCTGTTCCTGCTGAAGGAGCAGATGCAGGTATTATCCTCACAGCTAGCCACAATCCAAAGCAATGGAATGCACTCAAACTTCTGAATGGAAAAGGAGAGTTCATTTCTGGTGATGATGGTGCGCGTGTACTTGCTATTGCTGATAATGATGCTTACGCTTTCGCGGAAGTCGATGATCTCGGGAACTACGAAACGAACGATACTTGGCTTGAGAAGCACATCCAGGCAGTAAAAGACCTTGAATTGGTAGATGTGGATGCCATCCGCAATGCCAACTTTAAGATTGCTTGTGATTGCGTGAATTCATCAGGAGGAATCTTTGTTCCTGCCTTGCTGAAAGCGTTAGGTGTGAGTGAGGTTTATGAATTGTACTGTGAACCAAACGGTCAATTCCCGCACAATCCTGAGCCGCTTCCTGAGCATTTAACAGCGATTGCTGGAATGATTCAAGAGAAAGGTGCTGACCTAGGAATTGTGGTTGACCCAGATGTGGATCGTCTCGCTATGGTTTGTGAAGATGGAAGCATGTTTGGTGAAGAGTACACCTTGGTGGCAGTGGCTGATCACGTGTTGAAGCACACTCCAGGGAATACCGTGAGTAACCTGTCTTCAACAAGAGCACTTCGCGACGTCACGAACAAAAACGGTGGGAGCTACGAAGCTGCTGCAGTAGGAGAGGTGAACGTTGTCAATAAAATGAAAGCAAACAACGCCGTGATCGGTGGAGAAGGAAATGGGGGAGTAATCTACCCAGCTTCTCACTACGGTCGCGACGCGCTGGTGGGTATAGGGTTGTTCCTAACGCACCTGGCGAAAAGTGGAATGAGCGCTGCTGAAATGCGTGCCTCGTATCCAAACTACGCTATGTCTAAGAACAAGATCCAACTCGAACAGGGGATGGATGTTGACGGCATCTTAGCCACGATCGCTGAGAAATATCAGCACGAAGAGATCAATACCATCGATGGTGTCAAGATCGATTTCGAAAATGAGTGGGTACATTTGCGTAAGTCGAACACAGAGCCGATCATTCGTATCTACTCTGAAAGCACGACAACTGAAGCTGCTGCGGCCTTGGCTGAGCGCTTCATGGGAGAACTGAAAGAAATAGCAGGCTGA
- a CDS encoding T9SS type A sorting domain-containing protein — MKFAFSCLLVLASLCSIGQTSDFIYIGDTETNNLRRCDSDGSNMEVLFAINSIREVDVDPANDKVYFIDADIDKIQMYDIITEQISDVSPYVNGVNSMYIDHKTQVIYFTSSVEDNLYSVNADGSNYQVLEELDFKPTSIEYDPCSGRVFYTDYDEGRILSMLPDGSDHQVHLEGLSQPKEIEIDHVHRTLYFTQTNMGFIFECDLNTWEYDEYIALSGISWASMEIDDVNDLFYYLEYDTDQLWVMDMATMESTLLSDEFSVPSHIGIASCQPQCGMREAFYCGELPYQFNDQELTESGIYTFLHPLETGCDSLEILDLNYSTPLASGLQAEYFITTNDDLTLSVDVTWTNVLWSTGEEGMSIELSGEELGAGTHYFTVWGESLAMGCQVASEFIVIVDEGVNVFEVENEVHLSLFPNPNVPGNRINIQLSQEIEYITLTNLTGQFILRSNTQSFYLPEDLAKGLYLVHVYVQDGEVNSLKLLIQ; from the coding sequence ATGAAATTTGCCTTTTCCTGTCTACTCGTACTGGCGAGCCTGTGCTCTATTGGGCAGACTTCCGACTTCATTTATATCGGTGATACAGAAACCAACAACCTTCGTCGCTGCGATTCAGATGGATCGAATATGGAGGTGCTCTTCGCCATCAATTCCATTCGCGAAGTAGACGTCGATCCAGCGAACGACAAAGTCTATTTTATTGATGCTGATATAGATAAGATTCAGATGTATGACATCATCACCGAGCAAATCTCAGACGTGTCTCCTTATGTGAATGGCGTCAACTCGATGTACATCGACCACAAAACTCAGGTCATCTATTTCACCTCTTCTGTTGAAGACAACCTCTATTCGGTGAATGCAGATGGAAGCAACTATCAGGTCTTAGAAGAACTTGACTTCAAGCCCACGAGCATCGAATATGACCCTTGTTCGGGTCGAGTTTTCTATACTGACTACGACGAAGGTAGAATCCTCAGTATGCTGCCTGATGGCTCAGACCACCAAGTTCATCTAGAAGGTCTTTCACAACCCAAGGAAATTGAAATTGACCATGTTCACCGAACGCTGTACTTCACACAAACCAACATGGGGTTTATCTTCGAATGTGACCTCAACACATGGGAGTACGATGAATACATCGCGCTTTCAGGAATCAGCTGGGCAAGCATGGAGATTGACGATGTGAATGACCTATTCTACTATCTAGAATATGATACCGATCAACTTTGGGTGATGGACATGGCCACTATGGAAAGCACTTTGCTCAGTGATGAATTTTCGGTTCCATCACACATCGGTATCGCCTCTTGTCAACCACAATGTGGAATGCGCGAAGCCTTCTATTGTGGTGAACTTCCTTACCAATTCAATGATCAAGAACTCACAGAAAGTGGCATCTACACTTTCTTACATCCTTTAGAAACGGGATGTGACTCCTTGGAAATCCTTGACCTGAATTACTCTACCCCTCTCGCTTCAGGATTACAGGCAGAATATTTCATCACCACGAACGATGACCTAACGCTCAGCGTTGATGTTACATGGACGAACGTTCTCTGGTCAACTGGTGAAGAAGGAATGTCTATTGAGCTTTCAGGAGAGGAACTAGGGGCAGGCACGCATTACTTCACCGTCTGGGGAGAATCGCTGGCTATGGGATGCCAAGTTGCAAGTGAATTCATTGTGATTGTAGACGAAGGCGTAAATGTTTTTGAAGTTGAAAACGAAGTGCATCTGAGTTTGTTCCCGAACCCGAACGTACCTGGAAACAGAATCAACATTCAATTATCACAAGAAATTGAGTACATCACATTGACCAACCTCACCGGTCAGTTCATTCTACGCTCGAATACCCAAAGCTTTTATCTCCCTGAAGACTTAGCCAAAGGTCTATACCTCGTGCATGTTTACGTTCAAGATGGAGAAGTGAACAGCTTGAAGCTGCTCATTCAATAA
- the bioB gene encoding biotin synthase BioB → MKEARVWSREEIKELYDLPLIELIHKASTVHREHHAIDEVQVSTLLSIKTGGCPEDCGYCPQAARYHTGVDNEDLLGLDHVKAQALRAKSSGSSRLCLGAAWRNVKDDADFDHVLEMVRTVNETGLEVCATLGMLTEKQAKRLKDAGLYAYNHNLDSSEEYYKEIISTRGYEDRLETIDNARKAGMTVCSGGIIGMGESDDDRCGMLATYSAMDTPPESVPINALVAVEGTPLEDQETVSIWEMVRMIAVTRIVLPTSVVRLSAGRTEMSDEGQALCFLVGAGSIFAGDKLLTTPNPDVNKDMELFNLLGIKPMKPYSKGEQPEINEAYRNNDNPEKRIKWSRPGHAIERNLEKAGK, encoded by the coding sequence ATGAAAGAAGCGCGCGTATGGTCTCGTGAAGAGATCAAAGAGCTCTACGATCTTCCCTTGATCGAGCTGATCCATAAAGCATCTACTGTTCATCGTGAGCATCACGCCATTGATGAGGTACAGGTTTCAACCCTGCTATCCATCAAAACAGGTGGATGTCCTGAGGATTGTGGTTACTGTCCGCAAGCGGCACGTTACCACACGGGAGTAGACAACGAAGATCTGCTTGGTTTGGATCACGTGAAAGCGCAAGCACTGCGTGCTAAGTCTTCTGGTTCTTCACGTCTGTGCCTTGGTGCAGCTTGGAGAAACGTGAAAGACGACGCTGATTTCGATCACGTATTGGAGATGGTTCGTACGGTGAACGAAACCGGACTCGAAGTCTGTGCTACGCTCGGGATGTTGACTGAGAAGCAAGCTAAGCGTCTGAAAGATGCCGGCTTGTACGCATACAATCACAACCTAGATAGCTCTGAAGAGTACTACAAAGAGATCATCTCTACTCGCGGATACGAAGATCGTTTGGAGACCATCGATAACGCTCGCAAAGCGGGGATGACGGTGTGCTCTGGAGGTATCATCGGTATGGGTGAAAGCGATGATGACCGTTGCGGAATGCTCGCCACATACAGCGCAATGGATACACCACCAGAGAGTGTGCCGATCAATGCACTTGTAGCCGTGGAAGGAACTCCACTTGAAGATCAAGAGACGGTGAGCATCTGGGAAATGGTTCGCATGATTGCTGTGACGCGTATTGTACTTCCAACTTCTGTGGTTCGTCTTTCAGCAGGACGTACAGAAATGAGCGATGAAGGTCAAGCGCTGTGTTTCCTTGTGGGCGCAGGTTCGATTTTCGCTGGTGATAAGCTATTGACAACCCCTAATCCTGATGTAAATAAGGATATGGAGCTGTTCAATCTTCTCGGTATTAAGCCAATGAAGCCCTACTCAAAAGGAGAGCAACCAGAAATCAATGAGGCTTACCGCAACAACGACAATCCAGAGAAACGCATCAAGTGGAGCCGCCCAGGACATGCTATTGAGCGTAACTTGGAGAAAGCGGGGAAATAG
- a CDS encoding cysteine desulfurase family protein, protein MKEMKNVYLDNAATTPIDPQVVEAMIPYLQNHFGNPSSSHSFGRKVKTAIETSRRKISKMLNCNPAEICFTSGGTEADNLALKASIFDLGCTHIITSAIEHSAVIKTAERLADEGKIRLSLVRLTENGHVDLAHLAELLDTPDKTLVTLMHANNEIANVLPLQQVSDLCRANGALFHSDTVQTMGHIPFDLQALDIDFITCAAHKFHGPKGTGFLYVNKNLKINSMIIGGGQERSLRGGTENIYGIVGLAKALELAYEDVEGHRNHVLGLKMYMKDSLQKMIPDVKFNGDCVNENSLYTVLNVNFPPNPNGGMLLFLLDLEGVAASGGSACSSGAAKGSHVLEGINAMEPGRASIRFSFSRFTEKADIDHALAAVGKVLGVKQTETEKVTHGS, encoded by the coding sequence ATGAAAGAAATGAAGAACGTCTACCTGGATAACGCGGCAACAACACCGATCGATCCCCAGGTGGTAGAGGCAATGATCCCCTATCTTCAAAATCATTTCGGAAACCCTTCTTCGTCACATAGTTTCGGACGAAAAGTGAAGACCGCGATTGAAACGTCGCGTCGTAAGATCTCGAAGATGCTTAATTGCAATCCGGCAGAGATCTGTTTCACTTCAGGCGGAACCGAGGCGGATAACCTCGCACTGAAGGCTTCCATTTTTGATCTAGGGTGCACACACATCATTACTAGTGCCATCGAGCACAGTGCAGTGATTAAAACTGCAGAGCGTTTAGCAGATGAAGGAAAGATTCGTCTGAGCTTAGTACGCCTTACTGAAAACGGTCATGTTGATCTAGCACACCTCGCAGAGTTGCTAGATACACCAGATAAAACATTGGTAACCTTGATGCACGCGAACAATGAGATCGCGAATGTCTTGCCGTTACAACAAGTGAGTGATTTGTGTCGTGCAAATGGAGCACTGTTCCATAGCGATACCGTGCAGACCATGGGACATATCCCATTCGATCTTCAAGCACTCGATATTGATTTCATCACGTGCGCTGCTCACAAGTTCCACGGACCAAAGGGAACAGGCTTCTTGTACGTCAATAAGAATCTGAAGATCAACTCTATGATCATCGGAGGTGGACAAGAGCGTTCATTGCGTGGTGGAACAGAGAATATCTATGGTATTGTAGGTCTAGCCAAGGCGCTTGAGTTGGCTTACGAAGACGTAGAAGGTCACCGCAATCACGTGTTGGGATTAAAGATGTACATGAAGGACTCATTGCAAAAGATGATTCCAGATGTCAAGTTCAATGGCGATTGCGTGAATGAGAATAGCCTCTACACCGTCTTGAATGTGAACTTCCCACCAAACCCAAATGGAGGTATGTTGCTCTTCTTGCTTGATCTTGAAGGGGTGGCTGCTTCTGGAGGAAGTGCTTGTTCTTCAGGTGCGGCGAAAGGGTCACACGTGTTGGAAGGAATCAATGCCATGGAACCAGGAAGAGCGAGCATTCGCTTCTCCTTCAGTCGCTTCACTGAGAAGGCTGACATTGACCACGCTCTTGCGGCTGTTGGTAAAGTGTTGGGAGTGAAACAGACTGAAACAGAGAAGGTAACGCACGGGAGCTAA